The following nucleotide sequence is from Trifolium pratense cultivar HEN17-A07 linkage group LG2, ARS_RC_1.1, whole genome shotgun sequence.
tttatccattaggtttagcgttttgctaacctagcgcttccgttctgcgtcagttggtatcagagcaggtttctcctgttcttttcctaacgtgatcagatgggagatcaACCGGTGACGAAAACAGAGTTTGATGGTGCCATAGCGGGTTTAACCGGGGCCATCACCGCTCTGACAACACAGATGACGACGTTATCCAACAACGTTAACAACAACAGAATCAATCCGAATAGGGGAGGAGAACGAATTCCGGTTATTAGGGTTCGTAATAACAACCAAACTATTGTTACCTACATAAAATCAGAACATACGCGTGGTGAATCTGATTTGGAATACTATGAGCGTAGATACTACAAAAGGTTGAAGGATGATTACTACACGTTTAAAATCTCTGATTCGACATATCGTTGTCCGTTTTGTTGCAACAAAGATTACTCCTTGTCCGACCTTTTGAGACATGCTTACAGAATGTCAGGTAACTTGCGTAAGacgattaaagatattgctaaacaTTCTGTTTTGATAACGTATATTAATTGGTATGTTAAGGTTAAATTCGATGAAGCATGGAGCCTCATCAATaattccaacaacaacaatcatgCCAACAATTTTCAACTACGTCACATAGCTAATGAAACCCTAGATGATAACCAACCATCTCATCCCGAGAAACTTGACGATTCTGCTGATAAATCCAAACCGAAAGAAACTGAAGTAGTTGTTGAACCAGATGTTTCAGTTGAAGGTGAAGAAtccaaagatgaaaataaagagGCCGATGAAGTCGAGCAAGTTCACGATGTTATTAGAGATTCCCAACACGATGAAGTCGTGGATTTTGAAATCGATAACACCAAATCAGCTATGGTTTCAAACGTCATCAATCCCAATGTGCAATCTGCTCCTTTAATCTGTGTCCAAACAGAGGCGACGCCAGTCACAGATTGCATAGTACCAGCGTCTAAATATCACAATGAATCAATGGTTGCGTTTGAAAGGATCATGGATGCAGCAACCGAGACTCAAATAAGTGAGAATGAGCCACTTGAAGTTGATACTTGGAGTTCTCAAACTTCCCTCATTCAGCACCATTATTATTACCTAATTAGTGAACTTGATGTTAGTGACACTAACTCATACATGTTAACTAAGGTGGGTCAAACATCCTTCTGTGATAAATTTCCAACTTTGTATGCCATCTTTGAGGAATGGGACCCCGGTGGTAATTTGGATGTGTTGGCACAAGACGGGTCCTCTCACTTCACtcaatgggatccaggagggtggtctcttgttcattgGAGGAATCAACTTGCAAGGGAAGCTCCttatcaagatgagaactcggggtcgagttcttttgaggtagaggagactgatgtaggaggatttcttcagtattttattattttagttagatttagttttattatattttaggtagatttcttatttttatatttcacctagattagttatttttatattttaggtagatttgttatttttatttagctaggtttgttatttttatttttacaatcttttagaagatttgttatttttatttttcactactatttaaggtaaactattgtagccttgaagggaactttttcattcaataaaattatagagaattttctcaaatttggtggactccaaattactctttcggtggactccgaaaccctattttgacaagtttgtgtttgcggcttgtctttatccattaggtttagcgttttgctaaccttaGCGCTTCCGTTCTGCGTCAATTTATGAAAGAGATAGACACAAATGAAAGATTAGTGGAACCCGTTAGTGGGACCACTTATTTAAATAGATTTCACTAATCTATCatttgtgtctatctctctcatAAATGGACAATATATGGAGGTAGATAAATTGAGCAAAGCCAAACTCGAAAATGAGGGTGACGGATATGGAGAGCTATGTCTGGGTTCAGTTATCTGGAACTCATTCAGCATTGTTGACCACTCATATTTGCAAAGTAGTAGAGAAAAGATTCCTCATTAGTGATTACAACTTAGACAACATCACTAGTTTAAGCTTCCTGAGAACATAATAAAGCATTTCATCAAGTTATCTTTAAATTCCACATGTAGTGCAATGCAGTAAGAGTAGGAAAACACGCCAACGAAATGTTCAACAACTCTGCAGAATGTGCAGGTGAGGAAGGCGTGGATAAAATGATAGCTAAAATTTATAATGATTGCTTATCAAAGTATTCCAAGTCAAGGGCATCTAGCCACGCCATCTATCTACTTCAGTAATCAGTATAGGCTCTGGACAAAAACAACTCTAGGATAAGCTTACCATAGAACCTCCAGCAGCTGTAGAATAGGCCGTGCTTCCGGTAGGAGTGGCTATGATCACTCCATCACCTTGTACCTGAAAGACATAACAATCACCATATATAAGCCATAACATAACACTGCTTCAGAAAGCTGTTTAGAGGTGTTAAATTTAGAATAGTGACGGCTCTTgttaaagaatataaaatataaaatatgtttACAAATTTGGAGTGCAGACAACAGACACTAAGTCAAACTCACCTTTGTTATAAGTCTGTCATGTTCATAGCATTCAATCTTGGAAAGGTACGGATTAGAACCCCGATCAACAACAACTTCATTGAGAATATCAAATACTTTCCCAGGCATAGCTTTACCCTTACGAAAAATTTCACATCGGAGACGCATTCTGAGAGTGATGTATACACCATCTTGTTTACTATTTCCATGGATGACTTTTCGTAGGTCCTGTTTGTAGTCTTCAAACTGAAAACAGAAATTCAGAATGgaagtcaaacaaatggaaaaaAAGATGCCTGCATTTCTTTGTACTGAAATAAATGATGGGTTTGAAGAGCATACACTATGAGAAGCCAGAAAACCGAGGGAACCAAGGTTAAATGACACAACAGGGGGAACAGCACCTCTAAATAGATTTGAAGCATGCAATATAACGCCATCTCCCCCCAAACATGCCACAAAATCTACTTTCTCGTGTAGATTGCTGAATCAAAAGCATTAGATATGTAACATGGTCATTTAATGAAGCAAATATTTTATATAGAGGGGGAAAAGTGGGAAAAGTTAAATCTATTGCACATAATTCATAAACTACAGTACCCAGTATCTTGAATATAGAAAGTCTGAATGAACCCAAATCCGGAAATCCCAGCAAATATATCATGCACATCAGGTTCCACAAATACGTTCATTTTCTCTTGGTTATATAGAAAAGAAGCAACCTGAAAATTTGATAAAGAAACTCTGCTTATAATGAATTTCGtcaaattaattacaaaatattcatatataGTTTCTATAAGAATCACAAAAGTACCAAGTGCTGTCGGAATACAGGTTAAAGTTCAGAATTAAATTTGCCAGTTCTCACATTCCCTATTATATTTGATTCCAAATTTTATGTCATTTGTTACAGAAGGTAGAGACTATACATCTTTATCTCCAGTGCAGTAATGAtagtaatgaaaaatatttatctaAGCATTTCGAACACAATGCTCTGCATAAAATCCCTACAACCCATCTTTCACAGTTTCCATCTACAGTCCCGTAAATGTCATGAATTTGATTCTTTTACTGATTGATATTTCAGCTCTTCAACTTTCTTTTTAGGAAAAATCTTTAAGAGTTATtgatagttatgacagattttataaaaggaaacgtgGGCAGAAGGATACAGCTAATCATTCCCTTAtaggaatgtttccttattcagcgaGGGAAGAGAAAGTAAATCTAGATCTGATTGATTAAATAGAAGAGTGTTTCCCTGCCATTGTTTTTTATGCATGATTTGAGTGGTGAATTTTACCCTAGGAGAGCTAAGGCCTCTCGAAGTGCCTCATTTATCATTTACAGCTTATTTCCTTACATTTTAGTCTTCTGTTTGTATTGTGAGCTAGATCCTACATGAACTCTAGCTATTTCCAGCAATAAGAATTTCTATTCACTACTATATTctactgttttattttattgatcaatgtttaatcgtaatcgagatcgagtcctatcaattggtatcagagccttgGTTACAATCCAAAATCCAATCACCGAATAGAGAAACGTGTTGATGCGTTAGAACAAAGGATGAGCAAAGCTGAAGTTGCAGTTGAGCAGCTTCGTCAGTTGGTTTTGGAACAACAATCACGACCGCCACCAGTCACGGTGGAGCAGATTCGCGAGCTCATCCTAGAACAACGGGATCGTTGTAACCGTCGTCGGGGGCGACCACGGGAAAGAGATCACCACTATGACGAAGAAGAGGAATGGACCGATAATAGCACGTGGTCGTGGGACTCACAATCTCAACCACAGCAAACTGACGGTGGTAATGATCAGAGTTTCTGTGACGTTGAAGAAGGAATTCATCTCAACAAATTAGAGTTTCAACCAGAAACAGAATTGAAGGTTTGTGAAACTGCGGTGAAGGTTGTGACAGAGAAGATGAGGGTGCTATGTACGACGGAGGAGAACGATTGTGCACCTACACCAGCTTTGCAGTCTCGAACACCACCGCTGAACGTCGTTCGATCTACAACGACACTAGTACGGCAAGTTGCGCCGCCCAAACCTCCGGTGTCCAAAAACTTCCAAATCATTGAAGCACCAGTAGCGCACACACAGCTACTAGAGCCAGACCCGTCGGATTCCAACCAATCAGTGATGGTCCTTCCACAACGAGTTCCACTACCTAAACCTCCCGATCCGGAAAATTATGTTCAGGGGAATGGGTCGTTGGCCAAGCTACCACCATCATCGCAGTCACTGACCACCGATTCAGGAGCAGAGATAAGTCCACCACCACAGGCAACACCGGCGAAGATGACCTCTAGATCGACCGAGCAGATCGATCTCACTTCAGTTGAGAAAAATCTGGAAAGACGAAGGGCAAAAAAGGTAATTTCTATATTGGGAGGAATTTTAGAAAAACTGGGGGCAAAATGGGGAATCTGTGAATTTGGTACATCTTTTAATCTAATGAACCAGACCCATGTTAATGAGGTTTTGCTTTTTGAGATATTCACCAATTGGGCAGGAGCAAAAATAATAGAGTTGGCCCAATTCAAAACTAACAACTTGTGGGTTCAGAAAAAGGGAAATTCACATATCCCAATTCAAGGGACAGAAGAAAGGTTACTTTACCTTCCTTGTGGTCTTGGTTCACTACTAATAGTGATTAGAGATGTCAAAGTGTTAGATGTGTTAAGGATGTCTACATATGTCATTTCCCAGTGGCAATATAAAGATGTCAAGGCATTAGAGGTGCTACAGATGTTGACATATGCAATAGCCAAGTGGGCATTTACATGTGAGTATGCATGGCATGCAGGGAAGAAAATAGGTGTTCATATTTTCATTCCAAATCATTATGTTGGCACATTGAAGGATATCAATGTTACCAAGGAGCTAAGCAGACCTGTCGTTGTATCTATGGGAGTGGGGAATTCTAATCTAATTAGGATTGATTGTTGGCTCAAACAACACAATAACAAAGTTATACTATCTACTTGTGATGCAATTCAGTCGGGAGCTATTAAACAATTATGGGCACTTGCAATTATATTTCAAACATATGTATTAAAGAAAGGTCATGCCAAAGATCTTGTTGGTGTGGCAAAGGAAGCATGTCAACAGGCCTCTCATAATGGGTTAGATGTGGTTCTAGTTGATATAGCAGAACGTAGACAtgattatgaatattttatcTGTGATAACATGCTTGAGTTCAATTCAAGTCTTAAAGACATGGATAAAATTGGGGGTCAACCAATGTTGGTGAAAAAGCTCTTAAATCCAACTATGGACAGCAAGAACAGAGAAAATGGCATAGCACCAGCAgcaattgtttttcatttaaccattttctcaataaaggATGCAGTCTGTGATTTTATCATGCTTCTTGATTTTGTAGAAAAGACGCCACTGGATATACTGATTACTGACAAGTATAGTGGGCCATCAGATGTCAAAAAGTTGAGGCTGAAAATGATGACCGCAGTTGCAAATGAAAGTAACACAGGTGAGATGGTGACAGAGCAGCGTGAATATGATGCCAATGCAGACATTCCAATTGCGAGGAAATCAATTTGGGTGGTTGTGAAGATGGTATTGCAACAGTATGATgtcaaggttgttgttgttccaCTTATTCAATTTCTTGAGATGGAAAGGGGCTATTTTATCTCTAAAGCTTTGATGTTTGCAACTATGATATTAAATTCATCAGTGAGGATAATACCATGGGACCCCGGGAAATTCAATGTGTTTAAGGCTAAAGTTGATTGTGAATGTTGTTGGAGAAAATCTTATTCAATCTATGGTTTGCTTAATTGGGTCTATGGCAAACATAATCATTTCCAACCTTTACCAACTAGTTTGAATGAAGAGTGGCAGCTGAAACCAGAACCTGAAGAAGCATTAGATACCAGAAGGAATGCAAGTGGGGAGGTTGAAGTGTTAGTCACGCGGAAAGGACTTCTAGGTGTTGAGAACTCTTGGGAACTAGCTGACAAGATGAGAAAAGAGTTTCCCAGATTCCTCCTTGAGGTCAAGGAGAATTTTGAAGGGGGAGGTATtgatagttatgacagattttataaaaggaaacgtgGGCAGAAGGATACAGCTAATCATTCCCTTAtaggaatgtttccttattcagcgaGGGAAGAGAAAGTAAATCTAGATCTGATTGATTAAATAGAAGAGTGTTTCCCTGCCATTGTTTTTTATGCATGATTTGAGTGGTGAATTTTACCCTAGGAGAGCTAAGGCCTCTTGAAGTGCCTCATTTATCATTTACAGCTTATTTCCTTACATTTTAGTCTTCTGTTTGTATTGTGAGCTAGATCCTACATGAACTCTAGCTATTTCCAGCAATAAGAATTTCTATTCACTACTATATTctactgttttattttattgatcaatgttTAATCGTAATCGAGATCGAGTCCTATCAGTTATGAAATGGGCATACAAGATGCTATAggttataaattaaaattattttgtgacaTTCTTTCATGAAGATCGTCAAATATTTGATGTTgggtattgaaataaaatatcaataatatcTTGAATCATATATAGCTCAAACAATGACTTTAGATAAAAGGAAGGAAGAACCCTGTAATATAATTTCCTTTGTAGTACTTATATGGCTTAGACAGTCCACACCTTTCAGGTCAAATTTGTTGGGTAAGTTAGGTCTTGAGCTCAAATTCCAAGAATAATatgtttttcaattaatttatttggattttaaaaatcaatcaGAAGttctatttgaaatttttttttataagaagcttttctaaaataaaattatatggtGAGCTAGATATTTAATCATTAAACTAAAGAGTAATAGTTATAGatatgaaatttaaaataatccCTGCATggataaaatatttgatgttatTTGAGCTAAgttcaacaaatttaatatttctACATAAAGTGAAATTACGCCAAGTTGAGCAAAACAAACGCAAGCTGAACCTTGGATCACTGTAAGTACGAATTGTTCAAGCATCCCTCGTTTACTATATTAAGCCCATATAAACGAGCTTGAGCGTAAATGAGGCTCACCCTACAGCTACATGATTCTTCATCTAAATGGAGTAACAGATATACAATGTTGATCAAAGATATAATTACATAACAGAAATAAATTATGTGGAAAGTAGTGCCAAAGATCCCAAATTTGATGCTAAatccttttcaaaattttctacTCAGCATCTTTATAGATGAACTAGCACCCACCCTGAGCCTGAACTAAATGTCTCTCCCCTCGCCACCACAACAGAACACATCCCACAATGTAtaccaaaatataattaatgttagAAACTTTTAATAATTTGGGTGCTTATAGGAGTCTAAAAATATTACCTCTTTAGCTTCTTCCATTAGGTGCTCCCCAGGCTTTTTCAACAATAACACGGTCTTTGGGGTAGATTTCCACATTAGCATTTGTTGCTGAGTGCTAGGATGCGTGAAGGCCAGTGAAGATTCAGTCACCTTCTCTCTCACACAAGAAAATCCATCTGTTCTTACTAGGAACATCTCTGCTTTTTTTCTCGACTGCAGTCTTACAACTCCCGTTGAAGATGCACACATGTCCCCTTCAGTGAATCCCAAGTCTTCCCCTGCCTTATCCTCATCGGCTAAAATCCTTTGAGTATTTGTTGTATTATCAATATCATTGACATCAGTCATGCAATACATTTCTCTTTCACTAAAAGCATTAACTGTTGTTCTAACAGAACTGGAAGTATTCATATTCACTGACTTCCACTTGTTACCAACTGCAATCTGAGCTGACCCATTGGAACTTACTGCTGGACCCACAGTTTTAGGTCCAGGATTATGACCACTGCTGATAATCACTTGCCCCTGCAGTCTTCTATTATGCATGCTCGTTGATTCTGGCAAGCATTCCAACCTATTGACCAGATTACTTGAACAAGAGGGTTTTGAAACCTTCTTACTTCCCCAAAATCTGGACATCTCTTTTTTGGAAAAGATATCATGAGGAGGAACTTGAGCTTCTAAAGGGTTAGTTTTGTCGGATAAAGTGGGAAAAGATCTTTCCCCACCAGTAGTAGAAGCTTGTGATGAAGCCCTGTCAATAGGAATAATCCCACTTAAGGTCCCATTactttgtgttttttcattattCTTATTTGGAGAGGTACTTTGGTCAAATGGGTCAACAGAACTATGGACTGAACCCAAATCCTCTTGCAACAAATCAGTATCTTTTTCATGGGAGGATCTCTCAGCAGGCGTTGAGTCCTGCAGTTTCCCAGATTCATTTGTATAACCTGATGACATACCATTGGAAATTACTGCTTGATTAGAAACATACTGTGATGCAGATTGAGCCATGTATTCCCTCCATCTGGAAACCATGGCAGATGTTCTCCAAACTCCTTCCTTGCTGTGCAGATAGACTGGCCTTTTGCTACTATCTGAAACAAGAGATGCAAACCTCTCAACTTGTTCCATTTTAGGCGCGGTCCCAACTTCAACCGGGATTCTGACCAATTCAATACTTCCAGAAGAAACAGCATCATGCACAGCAGCTTGGTAGAAATTATCTTTTACAGTCTCTTCTCTGAGATCCACAATAGTTTTATATCCTCTATCCAGTAGCCACTTAAGGCCTTCTTCTGTTACCTGCCCACCTATCCAAAAATCAGCTTCCGAATCTTTGGACTCCAAATCCTCGTTAGAACCGAACAAATATACAGGACTCCAGTTTGCAAATAGTGCAGGACACGGATAATCCTCTCTGCGAGGAAAACCGGAATCATAGCATACATTCTTCAGTCTCTGAAGTTTCCTCCACACATCCAAATTTCGATCATCACCAGGAACTAAATAGTTCTCAAGAGCAACATGCAAACTCTCACAACACCTTTTCATCTCGCTCCTGAAAATTGCAAGTGGGGGAAGGGTTTCCTCCACTGTGCCAACACCAGCAGCACGGACGGGAGACATAACGGAAAATCTTCCAGAAAGAACATCCTCCCTCCCATTTTTAACAAGAGCAACCATACATCCAAGTACAGATACTATTTTATCTTCTAAAAGAGGTTTCTCACCGGACGGAACATCATCCGAAACACTACATTCACTGGTGAAAGGGTTACACAAAGCATCCATTAATGCATTATGAAGCCTTTCAgaatttctaaaaatcctacaATATGCTTCCACTTCAGCAATATCACCCGGAACCGGACCAATCCAAGGCAACCTTGATTCATCATGGGATTCAATACACTTCAAACTCTACAAACAAAAGCATACCAacacacaaaacaaaataaagaatcAATCTTTGATATCATGGATGGATACAAAATCCCTAATTTGGTCGCGGGAATCATTAATTGGATACAAAATCCCTAATTTGTTTCTAACTTGTTGCACCATTACCCTTTCAGTTATCCTCCGTCACAAAAACTTGTTGCACCGTTACCCTTTCAATTAGTCTCGTATATGtgtctttttcatcaaaataacaTTGTGGAAGTCAACGTTAATAATCACGGTGCAACAAGATAACAGAGGTTAACTGAAAGGTAAAagtgcaacaaattaaaatcctAAAGCACTATATGTTACCTagaaaacataaaaacttaattgttacctaaaaaacttaaaagaaattAACTGTTACAAACGACTCCTACATACATTTGGGCTTAAATTTACTAAAACAGAATCAAATTGgtactaaaaaaatatacataatttTGGTTAATCCAATAAAACAGAAACTCTTGaagtaaaaaaagaagatgaaacCTGAGAATCCAAAGCGAGATTAAAGGAAGATGAATTGGAAAGATGAGCGGCGGTTGTTGTTCGGAGAGTGAGGTTGTTGGTATGTCGCCGGAGAGAAAAGATTGTGGGATTGTGGGAGGTGACGGAGAATGCCACGTGGCAGAGGCAGAGAGTACTACTACATGCCAGCATGGTAACTGGGACTTCACTGTCGCAATGAAATCAAtcttgtttgtttcttttatgaTTGTGATATGTGATAagtacttttattatttttttctggAAAATGCTTTGTTAAGGAGACAAATATTATGCAAAATTTAACCTTTCATTCTTTGATTTTAACTTCAAATATAATGTtaacttcaacaaaaaaaaaaacttcaaatataatttaatcttttcaaagtccattgtcattttcaatgatttttttttcataattattctttctaaattataagttgtttttgacTATTTACAAAAGTTaagaaatattattaatattgtataagaaaaaaaattatgagggATTCTACAAAATTATCTTTATTAATAGTATGAGAAAGATAACTTAAATATTTGTAAGAAGAGACTAAAAAATAGTTAAGAATATTATCTCCGTCCCAAATtgtaagggaaaataaaaaaatcatacttaagaaaaagtaaaacatgataatttgaaatatgtttttgtgggtttttcttggaataagttgcataggaagatgtaaaaataatttttattggttgttgtttattgaaaaaatgagagagaagaaattaaatgcaatttgcatttaattttatgaaaataaggaaaaaacattcttgaaaatcattttttctcttataatttgggacaaaaaaaatgggttttattcccttataatttgggacagagAGAGTATATAGGTATTGTTTGACTTTGACCAGTGGCGGAACTAGAAAAAATATCGtgggtgggccgaaaaatagtcaatctattttcaaattgaattttttgctcttctattttcacatgttactattttggtaccaacaaactatatttttactctaaaaattgtgatttttggctataaaggtgatttattgtctccaacattgaatctaaagatgaaatatcaaatttgagaccaaaattcacaattttttcccattaaaattcgctaattttacagcaaaaaagtaataaaaaaatattgagataggactaaaattgcaacaaatgtgaaaatatgggactttaaaaatttaatattaattaaacatattttttatgtcatttcatatttatatacgctagttcaactgctaattttatctattattataaattcaattaattatgaactaacatttacactaatacttgaactaatatgtgtaccgaattacttatagtcatcaataatatactctaaattaatatttatattaatatttgtacatatatataccgggtaacttaaaatcattaataatacatttaaattaatgccctacatataaaaaaaattattttttgggggtgggggtgggccgcggcccacctcagcccacccctaggtccgctgCTGACTTTGACCTAGGTTTTTTTAGTTGTAGAAGCTCTTTTAACCATAAAGCTAAAAATAATagctttttaactaaaattaaaattgttcggtaaatcttacttttatttttactaaaaaaaagttaaaagttgttgttttttttattatgataagattaaaagatatgtttgataatatattataattttttaaaaaatataggaactgttttttttttactatagctttttaaaaaaaaaaaattggcctAACTTCTTACtttaagaaaaaagaagagaaaaaaaaagctAGTTCAAACGATACCATAatataaaaagtattatttaatGTTTTATAGTATTTTTGAAATACTTGTTAGCAAAAGTCACTCTTAATTTCTTTCTTGatcattttttccattttccTCTTATATGGTAGAAGTAATTTTGAAATGAAATTCCAATGAATTTATATTAGTGGAAAAAGATATTTATTAGAATTAGGAGAtgggagtttttttttatatacagaTGGGTGGGAGTTTTGTTGGTGTCTTCTTTGAAGGCAGGTcgttataaatatttttataaatgtgtTTTGAGTCATGTTGATATAATtatcttaaaatataatatcCTCGCACAATTTAGGTGGCTCTGAGATTTTTGGTACTATAAgctaggggtgatcgtattcgaacaaatccaaaagtaaaaccgcaaatcgaaccaatccaaaccgaaaCCGCATTTGGTATGGGTGAATTCGGatgatttttttacttaacCGCACAGTTTGGTTTGAATGAATTCAGatgatttttttacttaacCGCACAGTTTGGTTTGGATGGCggtttttattttagaaaatcgAACTAAACCGCAATGTGTTATATTTTGGAGCCATAATGATGTATTACTTTGAAACTTTAAgttgttctttcttttggtACTGTAACGTTACTTTGGTGTTGTGGtgttattttagataaacaacttttatcggtattgtgatgttattttggaacGTCAATTCTTTCTTtggatatttaaaattgtaaggtattataatgttattttggataaacaattttttttttgtttacaatgttaTCAATGAGGATCGAACTTATGACCTCATGGATACTATCTAAATCTCTCACCAGACCAAACTTAGTGGCTTTGGATAAACATCTTTTACTagtactataatgttattttggaactttaattttattttttttggatgttTAATTTCTTTGGTACTGAAATGTTACGCTCTAAACCGCACCAACTGAACCAATT
It contains:
- the LOC123906918 gene encoding NAD kinase 2, chloroplastic translates to MLACSSTLCLCHVAFSVTSHNPTIFSLRRHTNNLTLRTTTAAHLSNSSSFNLALDSQSLKCIESHDESRLPWIGPVPGDIAEVEAYCRIFRNSERLHNALMDALCNPFTSECSVSDDVPSGEKPLLEDKIVSVLGCMVALVKNGREDVLSGRFSVMSPVRAAGVGTVEETLPPLAIFRSEMKRCCESLHVALENYLVPGDDRNLDVWRKLQRLKNVCYDSGFPRREDYPCPALFANWSPVYLFGSNEDLESKDSEADFWIGGQVTEEGLKWLLDRGYKTIVDLREETVKDNFYQAAVHDAVSSGSIELVRIPVEVGTAPKMEQVERFASLVSDSSKRPVYLHSKEGVWRTSAMVSRWREYMAQSASQYVSNQAVISNGMSSGYTNESGKLQDSTPAERSSHEKDTDLLQEDLGSVHSSVDPFDQSTSPNKNNEKTQSNGTLSGIIPIDRASSQASTTGGERSFPTLSDKTNPLEAQVPPHDIFSKKEMSRFWGSKKVSKPSCSSNLVNRLECLPESTSMHNRRLQGQVIISSGHNPGPKTVGPAVSSNGSAQIAVGNKWKSVNMNTSSSVRTTVNAFSEREMYCMTDVNDIDNTTNTQRILADEDKAGEDLGFTEGDMCASSTGVVRLQSRKKAEMFLVRTDGFSCVREKVTESSLAFTHPSTQQQMLMWKSTPKTVLLLKKPGEHLMEEAKEVASFLYNQEKMNVFVEPDVHDIFAGISGFGFIQTFYIQDTGNLHEKVDFVACLGGDGVILHASNLFRGAVPPVVSFNLGSLGFLASHSFEDYKQDLRKVIHGNSKQDGVYITLRMRLRCEIFRKGKAMPGKVFDILNEVVVDRGSNPYLSKIECYEHDRLITKVQGDGVIIATPTGSTAYSTAAGGSMVHPNVPCMLFTPICPHSLSFRPVILPDSAQLELKIPEDARSNAWVSFDGKRRQQLSRGDSVRISMSQHPLPTVNKFDQTGDWFHSLIRCLNWNERLDQKAL